In the Chryseobacterium sp. MYb264 genome, one interval contains:
- a CDS encoding radical SAM/SPASM domain-containing protein: MKYSQFNSIVYIDERYYLYNSFSQKFLIIDPILKDLLEASKNENIEDLEEIHPTFYNYLVAEDFIISREIDEVEKVKKIAKAVDENQSNFLLTINPTMNCNFKCWYCYETHVKTSKFSQSMIEKVGKFIEKTTLKPAMSYFQLAFFGGEPLLYFKKDVVPVIQKLQEECVKNSVDYSVSFTTNGYLIDDYFIDFFNSHKITPSFQITLDGYKEKHDEVRFVNAKKGSYHEIVKNIKRLINNLFFVRLRVNYTSENIADTYKIAEEFEDIPSDIKKRYLLMDFHRVWQDSQNDGINEIVEENTDRIKENGIQVKHMTPDNVRNSCYADKRNSAVINYNGDLFKCTARDFTTAKRAGYIDENGDLIWEDNYLERRMDVKFKNKPCLSCRLLPICNGGCSQHAMEAEEKQTEYCVYYGDDQLKDEVVVSKIKEVVEALVLDEV; encoded by the coding sequence ATGAAGTATAGCCAATTTAATTCCATTGTATACATAGATGAAAGATATTATCTATATAATTCTTTCAGTCAAAAATTTTTAATAATAGATCCTATATTAAAAGATTTACTTGAAGCTTCAAAAAATGAAAACATAGAAGATTTGGAAGAAATTCATCCAACTTTTTATAATTATTTAGTAGCAGAAGATTTCATCATATCTCGCGAAATTGATGAAGTTGAAAAAGTGAAAAAAATTGCTAAAGCTGTTGATGAAAACCAATCTAACTTTTTACTTACAATTAATCCTACAATGAATTGTAACTTCAAATGTTGGTATTGTTATGAAACGCATGTTAAAACATCAAAGTTTTCTCAGAGTATGATTGAAAAAGTTGGAAAATTTATTGAAAAAACAACATTAAAACCTGCAATGAGTTATTTTCAATTAGCTTTTTTTGGAGGAGAGCCCTTGCTTTATTTTAAAAAAGATGTAGTTCCTGTTATACAAAAACTTCAGGAAGAATGCGTTAAAAATTCTGTAGATTATTCTGTTAGCTTTACAACAAACGGATATCTGATAGATGATTATTTTATTGATTTTTTCAATTCGCACAAAATCACTCCTTCATTTCAGATTACACTAGACGGTTATAAAGAAAAACATGACGAGGTAAGATTTGTAAATGCAAAAAAAGGTTCTTACCACGAAATAGTAAAAAATATAAAACGCCTTATAAATAATTTATTTTTTGTAAGACTCAGAGTAAACTACACATCAGAAAATATTGCTGATACATATAAAATAGCAGAAGAATTTGAAGATATTCCATCGGACATTAAGAAAAGATATTTATTAATGGATTTTCATAGAGTTTGGCAAGATTCACAAAACGACGGTATAAATGAAATCGTAGAAGAAAATACAGATAGGATTAAAGAAAATGGAATTCAGGTCAAACATATGACACCTGATAACGTTAGAAATTCTTGTTATGCAGATAAAAGAAATAGTGCTGTTATTAATTATAATGGGGACTTATTTAAATGTACCGCAAGAGATTTCACTACAGCTAAACGAGCGGGATATATTGATGAAAATGGGGATTTGATTTGGGAAGATAATTATCTTGAAAGAAGGATGGATGTGAAATTTAAAAACAAGCCATGTCTATCATGTAGATTGCTCCCTATTTGTAATGGCGGCTGTTCACAACATGCTATGGAAGCAGAAGAAAAGCAAACAGAATACTGTGTATACTATGGTGATGATCAATTGAAAGATGAAGTGGTCGTATCTAAGATTAAAGAAGTAGTTGAAGCTTTAGTTTTAGATGAAGTTTAA